One Candidatus Synechococcus calcipolaris G9 genomic window carries:
- a CDS encoding ABC transporter substrate-binding protein — MNLIPLNLTPLTHWLKWGPLRWVCFTLLGLSLTLLPGCFTPPAPGGPEIEFWTMQLQPKFTDYFNQLIQEFEADHEGVRIRWVDVPWTAMQSRILTSISAGTAPDVVNLNPDFASQLAARNAWLDLDEKIPPEVKEQYLPNIWAATTVDGQSFGIPWYLTSRITIYNQELLDQAGIPRPPQTFAELAEIAPAVKQATGKYAFFITMVPEDSAELMESMVQMGVELVDDQGKAAFNTPAGKAAFQYWLDLYRQGLIPPQVLTEGHRQGIELYQSGQSAVLMSSPEFLNTVAINSPDIAQVSSVSTQLTGDTGKKNVAVMNLVIPRSTDQPDLAVEFALFVTNNTNQLAFAKAANVLPSTIAALGDPFFQESNADASPSDRARAVSASQMTQAEVLIPPVADVKQLQRTLYENLQAVLLERKTIDQALTDAEETWNQRQASRNANQ; from the coding sequence TTGAACCTCATTCCCTTAAATCTCACTCCTCTAACTCACTGGCTGAAATGGGGCCCACTGCGCTGGGTTTGCTTTACCCTTTTGGGTCTAAGCCTCACCCTCCTACCCGGCTGTTTTACTCCCCCGGCCCCCGGCGGCCCGGAAATTGAATTTTGGACAATGCAACTTCAGCCCAAGTTTACGGACTATTTCAATCAACTGATCCAGGAATTTGAAGCTGATCACGAGGGAGTCCGCATTCGTTGGGTGGACGTGCCCTGGACGGCCATGCAAAGTCGAATCCTCACGTCCATCTCCGCAGGAACAGCCCCGGATGTGGTGAACCTCAACCCGGATTTTGCCTCCCAATTGGCGGCCCGCAACGCCTGGCTAGATTTAGATGAAAAAATTCCCCCAGAGGTCAAGGAGCAGTATTTACCCAATATTTGGGCCGCCACCACGGTGGATGGTCAAAGTTTTGGCATTCCCTGGTATCTAACCTCGCGGATTACCATATACAATCAAGAGCTTTTAGACCAAGCAGGTATCCCCCGTCCCCCCCAGACCTTTGCCGAACTCGCGGAGATCGCTCCGGCAGTCAAACAAGCCACGGGCAAATATGCCTTCTTTATTACCATGGTTCCAGAGGACTCCGCTGAATTAATGGAATCCATGGTACAGATGGGCGTGGAACTTGTAGACGATCAGGGGAAGGCAGCCTTTAATACTCCGGCGGGCAAGGCGGCCTTTCAGTATTGGTTAGACCTATATCGCCAGGGGTTGATTCCGCCCCAAGTCCTAACGGAAGGTCATCGCCAAGGCATTGAACTCTATCAATCGGGGCAAAGTGCCGTCCTCATGTCCAGTCCAGAATTTTTGAATACTGTTGCCATCAACTCTCCTGACATTGCCCAAGTGTCTAGCGTATCCACTCAACTCACGGGGGATACGGGCAAGAAAAATGTGGCCGTGATGAATTTGGTGATTCCCCGCAGTACGGATCAACCGGATCTAGCGGTAGAGTTTGCCCTCTTTGTTACAAACAATACCAATCAACTGGCCTTTGCCAAAGCAGCGAATGTTCTCCCCTCGACAATCGCCGCCCTAGGGGATCCCTTTTTCCAGGAGAGTAACGCCGATGCCAGCCCCAGCGATCGGGCCCGAGCCGTCAGTGCCAGTCAAATGACCCAAGCAGAAGTCCTGATCCCACCCGTGGCTGATGTAAAGCAATTACAGCGAACCCTCTATGAAAACCTGCAAGCGGTACTCCTAGAGCGGAAAACCATTGATCAGGCCCTCACGGATGCCGAGGAAACCTGGAACCAGCGACAGGCATCACGCAACGCTAATCAATGA
- a CDS encoding YqhA family protein, with translation MAKRVARLELFVESFLWYFRLLVIIPVAFSLISVVTLIIVGSEEIVRGIIHQIVNPNVPETYTKTLGYIITGIDIYIIAIILLIFALGIYELFISKIDIAANDDSNQPLLESQSLDRLKDKLLKAIVMALVITFFKQMLSVKVESSEDLLLVGAAVLIISISSYLMQRAHADHH, from the coding sequence ATGGCTAAACGAGTGGCGCGATTAGAGTTATTTGTTGAATCCTTTCTCTGGTATTTTCGCCTTTTAGTCATTATCCCAGTGGCCTTTAGTTTGATTAGTGTGGTGACATTAATCATCGTTGGCAGTGAGGAGATTGTCCGGGGAATTATCCACCAAATAGTTAACCCCAATGTCCCTGAGACCTATACAAAAACCCTGGGTTATATTATTACAGGTATTGATATTTATATCATTGCAATTATTCTATTGATTTTTGCTCTGGGTATTTATGAGCTATTCATTTCCAAAATCGACATTGCTGCCAATGATGATAGTAATCAACCCCTTTTAGAATCCCAATCCCTCGATCGCCTCAAGGATAAATTACTCAAGGCGATTGTGATGGCATTGGTCATCACCTTTTTCAAGCAAATGTTGAGTGTGAAAGTCGAGTCCAGTGAAGATTTACTCTTGGTGGGGGCAGCGGTCTTAATTATTTCCATTAGTAGCTATTTAATGCAGCGTGCCCATGCCGATCATCATTGA
- a CDS encoding heavy metal translocating P-type ATPase — protein MATPNSISPTTALGSTSADAITCEVVHTLPGRVRLRIPQLRHNETYLRQLQYLLVGEDPIQQIRINVAASSVVVEYEPDTNHLDLILAIAQRANDPDLPPPRCLPVDKQVYSPWNTDYFLSRMAIPVAVLGIIALLPPTIPFYPVVITGLVLWAALPTFREALESIEHKEPLNVTHLESLWTILHALQGEFMAPALASTMNTWGGSMRDMTAQVGEKQVFDPFDLTRTYWIERQGQKQQVTIRDMQPGDYVIVSTGAAIPVDGRIVWGTALINQQFLTGEGELLPCEPDGEVFASTVVAKGQICIRAERVGNQTKVAQVLFLAKQAPHLDTRIENYAEEISNKAILPAMGVSAVVFALTRDAHRSIAPLQLDFGSGIGITVPTAILAALSHAPQLGVYIRNGRALELLSRLDAIVFDKTGTLTEVRGTISGLQILQEDLTEETLLYWLATVEQHVNHPFGIAILDYAQEKGVSPGDYTDWDYEPGRGVIAKIADQEIRVGTLEFIQAAGIEANIDDLRSHEGVLWNRSLVYVSCNQELVAIVSYSNPLRPEAAALISALKKQRIDCYMVTGDHHEVANAVAYSAGFRLGNIYTNVLPEEKAEIIQQLRDKGKQVVAFVGEGLNDSAALAHADISISLSEGSDVARQTADILLMQNDLQGILQAIALSKEVMQIINQNIALVVIPNVSVVLAGIFLSMHPVVAVLISNGATLLAELNGLRIFAHQKSVKGVKKTSGRSQEGLLTVPWKKRPRRSFAQLQEKLN, from the coding sequence ATGGCAACCCCTAACTCCATTTCTCCTACCACTGCCCTCGGTTCAACCTCCGCCGATGCGATCACCTGTGAAGTGGTTCACACCCTACCTGGCCGGGTTCGCCTGCGGATCCCCCAGTTGCGTCACAATGAAACCTATCTTCGTCAGTTGCAATATTTATTGGTCGGCGAAGACCCGATTCAGCAGATCCGCATTAATGTGGCGGCATCCTCGGTGGTCGTTGAATATGAACCTGATACCAACCACCTAGATCTAATCCTGGCGATCGCTCAGCGGGCCAATGATCCCGACCTACCTCCCCCCCGATGCTTGCCCGTTGACAAACAGGTGTACTCCCCCTGGAACACGGACTACTTTCTCAGCCGCATGGCCATTCCTGTAGCCGTCCTGGGAATTATTGCCCTCTTACCTCCCACCATTCCCTTTTACCCCGTCGTGATTACTGGTCTGGTTCTTTGGGCGGCCTTACCCACCTTTCGGGAAGCTCTAGAGAGCATTGAGCATAAAGAACCCCTCAACGTGACCCACCTGGAATCCCTCTGGACGATTCTCCATGCCCTCCAAGGGGAATTTATGGCCCCGGCCCTTGCCTCGACCATGAATACCTGGGGAGGATCCATGCGGGATATGACCGCCCAAGTGGGCGAGAAACAGGTCTTTGATCCCTTTGACCTGACCCGCACCTACTGGATTGAGCGGCAGGGGCAAAAGCAACAGGTTACCATTCGGGATATGCAACCGGGGGATTACGTGATTGTGTCCACGGGGGCAGCGATTCCTGTGGATGGGCGGATTGTTTGGGGAACAGCCTTGATTAATCAGCAATTCCTAACGGGTGAAGGAGAGTTGCTCCCCTGTGAACCCGATGGAGAGGTTTTTGCCTCGACGGTGGTGGCCAAGGGCCAAATTTGTATTCGGGCTGAACGGGTGGGGAATCAAACCAAGGTAGCCCAAGTCCTATTTTTGGCCAAGCAGGCTCCCCATCTAGATACCCGCATTGAAAATTATGCCGAAGAGATTTCTAATAAAGCTATTTTGCCCGCCATGGGGGTTTCCGCCGTCGTCTTTGCTCTCACCCGGGATGCCCATCGCTCCATTGCTCCCCTCCAGCTTGATTTTGGTTCGGGGATTGGTATTACCGTGCCCACGGCTATCCTTGCTGCCCTGAGTCATGCCCCCCAACTCGGAGTGTATATTCGCAATGGTCGGGCCTTGGAACTCCTCTCCCGATTGGATGCCATTGTCTTTGATAAAACCGGTACCCTGACGGAAGTGCGAGGAACGATTTCTGGTCTGCAAATCCTGCAAGAAGATTTGACGGAGGAAACACTTTTATACTGGTTAGCCACCGTAGAGCAGCACGTCAACCATCCCTTTGGCATTGCAATTCTGGACTATGCCCAAGAGAAGGGAGTGTCCCCCGGAGACTATACCGATTGGGATTATGAGCCGGGGCGGGGGGTGATCGCCAAGATCGCCGATCAGGAGATTCGGGTGGGAACCCTGGAATTTATTCAAGCCGCTGGGATTGAGGCCAACATAGATGATCTACGCTCCCATGAGGGGGTGCTGTGGAATCGCTCCTTGGTGTACGTTTCCTGTAATCAAGAATTAGTGGCCATTGTTTCCTATAGTAATCCTCTGCGACCAGAGGCCGCGGCGTTGATTTCTGCATTGAAAAAACAAAGAATTGACTGCTATATGGTGACAGGGGATCACCATGAGGTTGCCAATGCGGTAGCCTACAGTGCGGGTTTCCGCCTCGGTAATATTTATACCAATGTTTTACCGGAGGAGAAGGCGGAAATTATTCAACAATTGCGAGATAAAGGGAAGCAGGTGGTGGCCTTTGTCGGCGAGGGGTTAAATGATTCAGCGGCCCTAGCCCATGCAGATATTTCCATCTCCCTGAGTGAAGGCAGTGATGTGGCCCGGCAAACGGCGGATATTTTATTAATGCAAAATGATCTTCAGGGTATTCTCCAGGCGATCGCCCTGAGTAAAGAGGTCATGCAGATCATTAATCAAAACATTGCCCTGGTGGTGATTCCCAATGTCAGCGTTGTTTTGGCGGGAATTTTCCTGAGTATGCATCCGGTCGTTGCCGTTTTAATTAGTAATGGGGCAACGCTGCTGGCAGAATTAAATGGTCTGCGAATTTTTGCCCACCAGAAATCAGTCAAAGGGGTGAAGAAAACCAGTGGACGCTCCCAGGAAGGTTTACTCACCGTTCCCTGGAAGAAACGCCCCCGGCGCAGTTTTGCCCAACTTCAGGAGAAGTTAAATTAA
- a CDS encoding bestrophin family protein, producing MERPRWLYLALQYRGSVIPAILPQVIFCGLFGVLVSAIHLHVVSVSWPVLGSIIPSVVLGLLLVLRTNTGYEHFWEGRKLWGQLINTSRSLTRLIWVAIEEEEDGDHQRKIDTVRLVVAYAIATKQHLRNESLDELATLISPIQYNELVTVQNPPLRIAYWIENYLHSEYRKGHLPLYQLTYMDELLVFLVDYLGGCERIVKTPIPLAYAIHLRQLLLLYCLLLPFQMVHDLAWYTGPVVSLIAFTLFGVEEIGLEIENPFGQDANDLPLDSICVTIQQNVEDLIHTKPSPVHQDHCSIPVPRHGNP from the coding sequence TTGGAACGGCCCCGCTGGCTATATCTGGCCCTGCAGTATCGAGGCTCAGTGATTCCTGCCATTTTGCCCCAAGTCATTTTTTGTGGGCTTTTTGGGGTTTTGGTGAGTGCGATTCATCTTCATGTCGTCAGCGTAAGTTGGCCAGTGTTGGGTAGTATTATTCCCAGTGTCGTTTTGGGGTTACTGCTGGTTCTCCGCACCAATACAGGCTATGAACATTTCTGGGAAGGCCGTAAACTTTGGGGCCAACTGATCAACACCTCCCGCAGCTTGACCCGCCTGATCTGGGTAGCTATTGAAGAAGAAGAGGACGGCGATCATCAACGAAAAATTGACACCGTCCGTTTAGTCGTAGCCTACGCCATTGCCACAAAACAGCATTTGCGTAATGAATCCTTGGACGAACTGGCCACGCTAATCAGCCCTATCCAGTACAACGAACTGGTGACGGTACAAAATCCTCCCCTACGGATTGCCTACTGGATTGAAAATTATCTCCATAGTGAGTATCGCAAAGGCCACCTTCCCCTCTACCAACTCACCTATATGGATGAACTACTTGTTTTTTTAGTGGATTATTTGGGTGGCTGTGAACGAATTGTCAAAACCCCCATTCCCCTCGCCTACGCGATTCATTTGCGTCAACTGCTCCTGCTCTACTGCCTCCTCCTCCCCTTTCAAATGGTGCATGACCTCGCGTGGTATACCGGCCCAGTTGTGAGTCTGATCGCCTTTACCTTGTTTGGGGTGGAAGAAATTGGCCTGGAAATCGAAAATCCCTTTGGCCAAGATGCCAATGATTTACCCTTAGATAGCATTTGTGTGACAATTCAGCAAAATGTCGAAGATTTGATCCATACTAAACCCAGTCCTGTTCATCAGGATCATTGTTCCATCCCCGTTCCCCGCCATGGCAACCCCTAA
- the crcB gene encoding fluoride efflux transporter CrcB, translating into MSLLPAPSRWHRPLRSAIAISLGAIPGGLARYYLELLFQNWLGQTFPFGTLFIDVTGCFCMGIVVSLRFSPDIQLLVMTGFLGAYTTFSSYSLEVINMAERSQFGLALLYWFGAPVLGIGAVRLGLLLRQERPL; encoded by the coding sequence ATGTCATTGCTACCTGCTCCGTCCCGTTGGCATCGGCCCCTACGGTCGGCGATCGCCATTAGTCTGGGAGCCATTCCCGGTGGCTTAGCTCGCTACTATCTGGAACTTCTGTTTCAAAATTGGTTGGGACAGACCTTTCCCTTTGGCACCCTCTTTATTGATGTCACGGGCTGCTTTTGTATGGGGATAGTGGTTTCCCTGCGATTTTCACCGGATATTCAACTGCTGGTGATGACCGGCTTTCTTGGGGCCTATACTACTTTTTCCAGCTATAGTTTGGAAGTAATAAATATGGCAGAGCGATCGCAATTTGGGTTAGCCTTACTCTACTGGTTTGGTGCCCCTGTCCTTGGAATTGGGGCTGTCCGTCTAGGATTGCTTTTACGGCAAGAGCGACCCCTCTAA
- a CDS encoding J domain-containing protein, with product MPFEINQGLGKHNSQKDFYAVLGVPMKANANEIRRRYLKIAKNLHPDSRDEDSGKKVASDLLSKFVNPAYEALSQEKEREEYDIILRLLKEQLTNHRVAPEPTSEAAKALLTHPDIEAGYQQALAEIAQKQYQNLDDILTLTAEISELNLVYLLRRDGGQVPASPSPRVSPPTVAPPRPGTSSSSSTPAANSGSQASAPPTPEPAPAAKSDSYVDKYYRRAEEFLAKNNYTEAIKELRDALNINGKSSRCHALLGKVYLQQGTLTMAKVHFNQALKINPQEAIAIEGMATMAKHEKRAAQQKAKSNPPEKAKGGFFGLFGKK from the coding sequence ATGCCGTTTGAGATCAATCAGGGACTTGGCAAACATAACTCCCAAAAGGACTTCTACGCTGTCTTAGGCGTTCCCATGAAGGCAAACGCTAATGAAATACGCCGACGATACCTGAAAATCGCCAAAAACCTCCACCCTGATAGCCGCGATGAAGATTCCGGCAAAAAAGTCGCCAGTGACTTGCTCTCAAAATTTGTGAATCCCGCCTATGAAGCCCTCTCCCAGGAAAAGGAGCGGGAGGAATACGACATTATTTTGCGTCTCTTGAAGGAGCAGTTAACTAATCACCGAGTCGCTCCGGAACCAACCAGTGAGGCGGCCAAAGCCCTGCTCACCCATCCTGATATTGAAGCAGGATATCAACAGGCCCTCGCCGAGATTGCCCAGAAACAGTATCAAAATCTGGATGATATTCTCACTCTGACCGCAGAAATCAGTGAACTTAATTTAGTCTATTTACTGCGGCGTGATGGCGGCCAAGTTCCCGCATCTCCGTCCCCACGAGTTTCGCCACCAACCGTTGCTCCTCCCCGCCCTGGAACATCCTCTAGCAGTTCTACCCCAGCGGCAAATAGTGGTTCCCAGGCAAGTGCGCCGCCCACCCCCGAACCGGCCCCAGCAGCAAAAAGCGATAGCTATGTTGATAAGTACTATCGTCGGGCTGAAGAATTTCTCGCTAAAAATAACTATACAGAGGCGATTAAAGAACTTCGGGATGCCCTGAATATCAATGGCAAAAGTAGTCGTTGCCACGCCCTTTTAGGGAAAGTTTATCTCCAGCAGGGAACCCTGACCATGGCTAAGGTGCATTTTAATCAGGCCCTTAAGATTAATCCCCAGGAGGCGATCGCCATTGAGGGGATGGCAACCATGGCCAAGCATGAAAAACGGGCGGCCCAACAAAAAGCAAAATCAAACCCGCCGGAAAAAGCCAAGGGAGGATTTTTTGGTTTATTTGGGAAAAAATAA
- a CDS encoding ATP phosphoribosyltransferase regulatory subunit: MVYQPATGARDLLPLDVARQRWLEQRLEQVFHRWGYQEIITPTIEKIETLIAGGALESDTLIHLRHGDGESLGLRPELTASIARAAVTRMAGVTFPQRLYYKANVFRRSPLQGMSAQRLTQQQEFFQTGAELIGGGGLAADAEILLIVQDCLHNLGLSPCYLLLGDGGLTQMLLGEFPPEWRGLIRQNLARLDRVALESLPATLRNRALDLFDLRGAATDVCDRLEDWPLSTPAQERLQQLKSLIDLIGSSDHPLPLTLDLSLIQSFDYYTGIVFDVMAQTETELKVVAQGGRYDQLLGTYHPEGQSTPGIGFVFNLEDLEQALLRTGHLATGIAHSQWLVIPTAENALGAAFAHAQTLRLEGTTRVEVALEMLAPEQFRAYARDRNIPYLAWVDAQGRPQVEALSTEMVRC; encoded by the coding sequence ATGGTCTATCAACCTGCCACTGGCGCAAGGGATCTGCTGCCCCTAGATGTTGCCCGTCAACGCTGGTTAGAACAACGATTGGAACAGGTTTTCCATCGCTGGGGCTACCAAGAGATTATTACGCCGACCATTGAAAAAATTGAGACTCTGATTGCTGGAGGGGCCCTAGAGTCCGATACCTTGATTCATTTACGCCATGGGGATGGGGAATCCCTAGGGTTGCGGCCGGAACTAACGGCTTCCATTGCCCGGGCTGCGGTGACGCGGATGGCCGGTGTTACCTTCCCCCAAAGACTCTACTACAAGGCGAATGTGTTTCGGCGATCGCCCCTCCAGGGGATGAGTGCCCAACGTTTAACCCAGCAACAGGAATTTTTCCAGACCGGCGCGGAATTAATTGGTGGGGGAGGACTGGCCGCCGATGCGGAAATCCTCCTCATTGTCCAAGACTGTCTCCATAACCTTGGTCTATCTCCCTGTTACTTACTCTTGGGGGATGGGGGCCTCACCCAGATGCTTTTAGGGGAGTTTCCCCCGGAATGGCGGGGATTGATTCGCCAGAACCTTGCCCGTTTAGATCGGGTGGCTCTAGAGAGTTTACCGGCGACGCTGCGGAATCGGGCCTTAGATCTTTTTGATCTGCGGGGGGCGGCCACCGATGTCTGCGATCGCCTGGAAGACTGGCCCCTCTCTACTCCGGCCCAAGAGCGATTACAGCAATTAAAGAGCCTAATCGACTTGATTGGCAGCAGCGATCATCCCTTGCCCCTGACCCTGGATCTGAGTTTGATCCAATCCTTTGACTATTACACCGGTATTGTGTTTGATGTGATGGCGCAAACTGAGACCGAACTAAAAGTTGTGGCCCAAGGTGGGCGATACGATCAGTTATTGGGAACATACCACCCGGAAGGACAATCGACCCCTGGGATTGGTTTTGTCTTTAATCTGGAGGATCTAGAACAGGCTCTTTTGCGGACGGGCCACCTTGCTACGGGTATAGCCCACAGTCAATGGCTAGTGATCCCCACGGCGGAAAATGCCCTTGGTGCAGCCTTTGCCCATGCCCAAACCCTGCGGCTAGAGGGAACTACCCGGGTTGAAGTTGCCCTGGAAATGCTGGCCCCCGAACAATTCCGGGCCTATGCCCGCGATCGCAATATTCCCTACCTGGCATGGGTAGATGCCCAGGGCCGACCCCAGGTTGAAGCCCTAAGCACGGAGATGGTGCGATGCTAA
- the hisG gene encoding ATP phosphoribosyltransferase, which yields MLTIALPKGALLKDSITFFAQAGLDFRELLDPSHRQLQVLAAQGTARALLVRAQDVPVYVQYGQAQLGVVGFDVLEEKQPQVAHLADLGFGHCRLSVAVKSTSSYGSARELPAHCRVASKFVHCAQRYFQDLDLPVDIVPLYGSVELGPLTGMSEAIVDLVSTGRTLRENGLVELEQIFTSTARLIAHPLSYRLNSDNLCHYIKRLRIDGIRIESEAPA from the coding sequence ATGCTAACCATTGCCCTACCCAAGGGGGCCCTCCTCAAGGACAGTATTACCTTCTTTGCCCAGGCCGGTTTAGACTTTCGGGAACTGTTAGACCCCTCCCACCGCCAACTGCAAGTCCTGGCAGCCCAAGGAACAGCGCGGGCCCTACTGGTGCGGGCCCAGGATGTCCCTGTCTACGTGCAGTATGGCCAGGCCCAGTTAGGGGTCGTCGGCTTTGATGTTTTAGAAGAGAAGCAGCCCCAGGTGGCCCATTTGGCAGATCTAGGCTTTGGCCACTGTCGTCTATCGGTGGCAGTCAAATCCACCAGTTCCTACGGTTCCGCCCGGGAATTACCGGCCCATTGCCGGGTGGCCTCCAAATTTGTCCATTGCGCCCAGCGATATTTCCAAGACCTTGATTTACCTGTGGATATTGTGCCCCTCTATGGTTCCGTTGAATTGGGGCCCCTAACGGGAATGTCCGAGGCGATCGTGGATTTAGTGTCCACTGGCCGCACCCTTCGGGAAAATGGCTTAGTCGAATTAGAACAAATCTTTACCAGCACCGCCCGGTTGATTGCCCACCCCTTGAGTTACCGTCTCAATTCTGACAATCTGTGCCACTACATAAAGCGTCTGCGTATCGATGGGATTCGCATTGAATCGGAAGCCCCTGCGTAA
- the glmS gene encoding glutamine--fructose-6-phosphate transaminase (isomerizing) encodes MCGIVGYIGPQIASQVLLDGLQKLEYRGYDSAGIATVFEGELHCVRAKGKLRNLYEKVQQEDVPARLGIGHTRWATHGKPEEYNAHPHRDSRDRLAVVQNGIIENYRELRQRLEANGHTFRSDTDTEVIPHLIAEYLTHLEGERGQDSNSLLEAVRQAVAELRGAFAIAVVSADYPDELIVARQQAPLVIGFGQGEFFCASDTPALIPYTRAVLSLENGELARLTATGVEVYSFKGDRLRKTPRTLNWNPVMVEKQGFKHYMLKEIYEQPGVVRACLEYYLWDQWHPESRVSPVNIGLSPDFYADVEQIQIVACGTSWHAGLVGKYLLEQLAQIPTTVQYASEFRYAPPPLTKYTLTIGVTQSGETADTLAALEMEQERRSQKGGPYRPQLLGITNRPESSLGHLVEQIINTHAGIEIGVAATKTFVGQLMAFYLLALDLAFVQQKIDPIRIGEIIGQLRQLPAQLELILESQERYIEALSHDFAETQDFIFLGRGINFPIALEGALKLKEISYIHAEGYPAGEMKHGPIALLDAKVPVVTIAMPGTVFEKVLSNAQEARARDARLIGVTPMEETEARHTFDDLLPVPEVDELLSPILTVIPLQLLAYHIAARRGLDVDQPRNLAKSVTVE; translated from the coding sequence ATGTGTGGCATTGTCGGCTACATTGGCCCCCAGATCGCCAGCCAAGTTCTCCTAGACGGTCTACAAAAGCTGGAATATCGTGGCTATGATTCCGCCGGTATTGCCACCGTTTTTGAAGGGGAACTCCACTGCGTCCGGGCGAAGGGAAAATTACGCAATCTCTACGAAAAAGTTCAGCAAGAGGATGTGCCCGCCCGTTTGGGTATTGGCCATACCCGCTGGGCCACCCACGGCAAACCGGAAGAATATAATGCCCATCCCCACCGAGACAGTAGAGATCGCCTCGCCGTGGTTCAAAATGGCATTATCGAAAACTATCGAGAACTGCGTCAACGCCTAGAAGCCAATGGCCATACCTTCCGATCTGATACGGATACGGAGGTGATTCCCCACCTGATTGCCGAATACCTAACCCATTTAGAGGGTGAGAGGGGCCAGGATAGTAATTCACTCTTGGAGGCGGTGCGCCAAGCCGTAGCCGAATTGCGGGGTGCCTTTGCCATTGCCGTAGTTTCAGCGGACTATCCCGATGAATTAATTGTTGCCCGTCAACAGGCTCCCTTGGTTATTGGTTTTGGCCAGGGAGAATTTTTCTGTGCCTCCGATACCCCAGCCCTGATTCCCTATACCCGGGCCGTCCTATCCCTGGAAAATGGGGAGTTGGCACGATTAACTGCCACCGGCGTAGAAGTCTATAGCTTTAAGGGCGATCGCCTCCGCAAAACCCCCCGCACCCTGAATTGGAACCCAGTCATGGTGGAAAAACAGGGCTTTAAGCACTACATGCTCAAGGAAATTTACGAGCAACCAGGGGTGGTACGGGCCTGTTTAGAATACTACCTGTGGGATCAATGGCATCCTGAATCTAGGGTAAGTCCGGTAAATATAGGTCTTTCCCCTGACTTTTACGCTGACGTAGAGCAGATTCAGATTGTTGCCTGTGGAACCAGTTGGCACGCGGGCTTAGTGGGTAAATACCTGCTCGAACAGTTAGCCCAAATTCCCACCACCGTTCAATATGCCTCAGAATTTCGCTATGCACCGCCGCCGCTCACCAAATACACCCTCACCATTGGTGTGACCCAATCCGGGGAAACCGCCGACACCCTGGCGGCCTTAGAAATGGAACAGGAGCGACGCAGTCAAAAGGGTGGCCCCTACAGGCCTCAACTCTTGGGCATTACCAACCGTCCCGAAAGTAGCCTGGGTCATCTGGTGGAGCAGATAATTAATACCCATGCGGGCATTGAGATTGGTGTTGCGGCCACTAAAACCTTTGTGGGCCAGTTAATGGCCTTCTATCTATTGGCCCTAGATTTGGCCTTTGTTCAACAAAAAATAGATCCGATCCGTATTGGGGAGATTATTGGCCAGCTACGGCAGTTGCCCGCCCAATTGGAACTGATCTTGGAGAGCCAGGAACGCTATATTGAAGCCCTGTCCCATGACTTTGCCGAGACTCAGGATTTTATTTTTCTAGGCCGGGGCATCAATTTTCCCATCGCCCTAGAAGGGGCACTCAAACTCAAGGAAATTAGTTATATCCATGCGGAGGGCTACCCTGCGGGAGAGATGAAACATGGGCCCATTGCCCTCCTAGATGCAAAGGTGCCGGTGGTGACGATCGCCATGCCCGGAACGGTGTTTGAAAAAGTCCTGTCTAATGCCCAGGAAGCCCGGGCCCGGGATGCACGGCTGATTGGAGTGACCCCCATGGAAGAAACGGAAGCCCGTCACACCTTTGATGATCTCCTTCCCGTTCCTGAGGTCGATGAGTTGCTCTCCCCGATTTTGACCGTGATTCCCCTGCAATTATTGGCCTATCATATTGCGGCCCGGCGTGGCTTAGACGTGGATCAACCCCGGAATCTGGCGAAGTCGGTAACGGTGGAATAA